TAATTATAAAAATCCCGTTTATTAAAACAAATTTATGAAAATGTTTCATTCTTGGATGAGGTGTTTTTTTAAAGATTCTCATTAAAAGAGAATAGATAACTCCACAAACAATTAATAAAGCAAAAAATATTTTTAACATAAGTAAGATTTGTAAGTTTGAAGAAAAATATCCTAAAGAAGAGTTAATAAATTTTGATACCATAAAACCTCCTGTAATAACTAAAACTAAAAGAGCAAAAGGGAAAACTTTTCTTGCTCTATTTGAAATTACTTGCATGATTTTTTGATACTCTTGTTCACTTAAAACTTTTTTCATTGCAGGAAGTATTGCTGTATCTGCAAAAACAAAACCAATAAATATAATTGCACAAAATAGATGAATAATAAGAACAATTGAATAAGTCATAAAAACTCCTTTTTGATAATTATAATCAAAATTAGGAGTAGTTGTGTTGATGAAAATCAAGAGTTATTTTAAACTCAAACTTACTCTTTGTTTTTCTAAATCAACACTTAGAACTTTTATATTTTCTAAATTTTGATTGATACTTAAAACTTCACTTGGATGTGAAATTCTTTTATTAGAAATTTGTGAAATATGAAGTAGGGCATCATTTTTTAATCCCACGTCAACAAAAGCTCCAAAGTCAGTAATATTTCTAACAATACCTGATAAAACAAAACCTTCTTTTAAGTCCTCTATTGAAGTTATATCTTGTGCAAATTTTACTTGGTTAAAATTTTCTCTTATATCAAATCCCGGCTTTTTTAGCTCTAATACAATATCTTTTAGTTTTAAAGAACTTACATTTAGCTCCTTAGCAATTGTTTCAATTTGATTATCTTCAAGCTCTTCAATTTTATAATTACTTTGAAGTTTTTTTGTGATTTCATAATCTTCTGGATGAATACCTGTATTATCTAAAATAGATTTTCCATCTTTAATTCTTAAGAAACCAACTGCTTGTTCATAAGCCTTTGCTCCAATTCCTTTTACTTTTAAAAGCTCTTCTTTTGAAGTGAATTTTCCTATTTTTTCTCTAAATTGCACAATATTTATTGCAAGTTTTTCACTAATCCCTGATACAAAAGATAAAAGTTTATATGAAGCAGAATTTAAATCTACTCCAACTCTATTTACTAAATCTATAGTTGTATTTTCTAATTTTTGACCTAACTCTTTTTGATTTATATCGTGTTGATATTGTCCTATTCCAAGTGATTTAGGGTCTATCTTAACTAGTGCTGCCATTGGGTCTCGAAGTCTTTGTGCAATAGAGATAGCTCCTCTAATTGTCACATCAAGATTTGGATATTCTAGGGCTGCTATCTTTGAAGCAGAATAGACACTTGCTCCTATTTCACTAACAATTGCATAGTTTATATTAAGATTCTTTTCTTTTATTAAATTTGCAATAAAATCAGCAGTCTCCCTTGAAGCAGTACCATTTCCAATAGCAATTGAAGTAATTTTATATTTATTGATTAAATCATAAACTATTTTAGAAGAGTTAAGAAAATCCTCTTTTGGTTTTGTTGGGTAAATTACACTTGAAGCTAAATATAAACCATTTTCATCAATTACTGCTAATTTACAACCAGTTCTATATCCAGGGTCAACTCCTAAGATAATTTGATTTACTAAAGGTGCAGTTTGTAGCAATTCTCTTAAATTTTTACCAAAAAGTTCACAAGCTTCACTACTTGCTTTCTCTTTTAAAGTAGTTAAGGCTTCTCTTTTTAAACTAGGGAGTAAAAGTCTTTTTAATCCATCTTTATAAGCATCAAATACTATCTCTTTTGAAGAGTTTGCCCATTCTGGAATTTTATATTTTTTTATATTTTCACAAATAGCTTTTTCATCAATCTCAATTTTTACAGAGAGTTGTTTCTCATTTGCCGCTCTTAAAATTGCTAGAGTTCTGTGAGATTTTATATATTTTATTTTCTCTTGTTTATCAACA
This sequence is a window from Halarcobacter bivalviorum. Protein-coding genes within it:
- a CDS encoding helix-hairpin-helix domain-containing protein, which produces MTNDLINLLKEKTSFSKVVIENIIKLLEEGCTIPFIARYRKELTNNANDEELRVFEEVYAYSQKFLARKEEIISILEEKNFLNDNVKSQLEAALTIQALEDIYTPFKDKKSSRTTKAIENGLEPFANIIQSLKYTKEEIEQKAKQFLNKEVTSIEDAITGAKDIIAQRYADDFKSKEIIRNQIANWGILEIKKAKEYEENGLYSNFVDKQEKIKYIKSHRTLAILRAANEKQLSVKIEIDEKAICENIKKYKIPEWANSSKEIVFDAYKDGLKRLLLPSLKREALTTLKEKASSEACELFGKNLRELLQTAPLVNQIILGVDPGYRTGCKLAVIDENGLYLASSVIYPTKPKEDFLNSSKIVYDLINKYKITSIAIGNGTASRETADFIANLIKEKNLNINYAIVSEIGASVYSASKIAALEYPNLDVTIRGAISIAQRLRDPMAALVKIDPKSLGIGQYQHDINQKELGQKLENTTIDLVNRVGVDLNSASYKLLSFVSGISEKLAINIVQFREKIGKFTSKEELLKVKGIGAKAYEQAVGFLRIKDGKSILDNTGIHPEDYEITKKLQSNYKIEELEDNQIETIAKELNVSSLKLKDIVLELKKPGFDIRENFNQVKFAQDITSIEDLKEGFVLSGIVRNITDFGAFVDVGLKNDALLHISQISNKRISHPSEVLSINQNLENIKVLSVDLEKQRVSLSLK